A genomic window from Streptomyces brevispora includes:
- a CDS encoding DUF5667 domain-containing protein has protein sequence MIANVSAHRRANAFAQAVEEQSLRGAAAVQPEEPAEPADRGPLLALANGLGELPKPMLDPEVKVVQRAQLVAAMEAMFAAGGASADPTVPEQRSKGAHRASPLRKLRPRSRWTKGLAAGGLTVGVAAGAFGGVAAASSDALPGDSLYGLKRGMEDIHLNLAGSDTDRGEVYLDQASTRLSEARRLMERGRAGDLDHEQLGEVRRTLNGMTHDAIEGHRLLHAAYQRDGAIGPIQALDSFSRSHRDSWTSLRDRLPVQLAEVGDQVSSVFAAIDEEVAPLQSLFPRAPEKRGGSQQSGSTDTGTGTGTASSQKPSPSSSSPAEAHDGSKGTSSSPHPSDSGSTPEDGLIGGGADDLFDPPSPDTTTPTNGSPSTAPTPDITLPPLIPGLIGGLGIDGKNES, from the coding sequence GTGATCGCAAACGTTTCGGCACACCGGCGGGCGAACGCCTTCGCCCAGGCCGTGGAGGAGCAGTCGCTCCGCGGTGCGGCGGCCGTACAGCCCGAGGAACCGGCCGAACCGGCCGACCGCGGACCGCTGTTGGCCCTGGCGAACGGCCTCGGCGAGCTACCGAAGCCGATGTTGGATCCCGAGGTCAAAGTGGTGCAGCGAGCCCAGCTCGTCGCCGCCATGGAGGCCATGTTCGCCGCGGGCGGCGCGTCCGCGGACCCTACAGTGCCCGAACAACGGAGCAAGGGGGCCCACCGGGCCTCCCCGCTCCGCAAACTGCGCCCCAGGTCGCGCTGGACGAAGGGCCTCGCGGCCGGCGGACTCACCGTCGGTGTGGCCGCGGGAGCCTTCGGCGGAGTGGCCGCCGCCAGCTCCGACGCCCTCCCGGGTGATTCGCTCTACGGGCTGAAGCGCGGCATGGAGGACATCCACCTCAACCTGGCCGGCAGCGACACCGACCGCGGCGAGGTCTACCTGGACCAGGCATCGACCCGGCTCAGCGAAGCCCGCAGGCTGATGGAGCGCGGCCGCGCGGGCGACCTCGACCACGAACAGCTCGGCGAGGTCAGACGCACGCTCAACGGCATGACCCACGACGCCATCGAGGGCCACCGCCTGCTCCACGCGGCCTACCAGCGGGACGGCGCCATCGGCCCGATCCAGGCCCTGGACTCCTTCTCCCGCTCGCACCGCGACAGCTGGACCAGTCTCCGCGACCGGCTGCCCGTCCAGCTGGCCGAGGTCGGTGACCAGGTGAGCTCGGTCTTCGCGGCCATAGACGAGGAAGTCGCGCCGCTGCAGTCGCTGTTCCCCCGCGCCCCGGAGAAGCGCGGCGGATCCCAGCAGTCCGGCTCGACGGACACCGGCACCGGCACCGGCACCGCCTCCTCGCAGAAGCCCTCCCCCTCGTCCTCGTCGCCCGCCGAAGCACACGACGGCAGCAAGGGCACCAGCTCCTCACCCCACCCGTCGGACTCGGGCAGCACCCCGGAGGACGGCCTGATCGGAGGCGGCGCGGACGACCTCTTCGACCCGCCGTCGCCGGACACCACCACACCGACGAACGGCAGCCCGAGTACGGCGCCCACGCCGGACATCACCCTGCCCCCGCTGATCCCCGGCCTGATCGGAGGCCTCGGGATCGACGGCAAGAACGAATCCTGA
- a CDS encoding ECF subfamily RNA polymerase sigma factor, BldN family — protein MYPHVGVDASGLATLRATVADRLRGFVPTAYAVPAFATPAPAGPCYALAERGAAVGRRSNRGATTTSTVRRPTADSDSARMMDLVERAQAGEADAFGRLYDQYSDTVYRYIYYRVGGKATAEDLTSETFLRALRRISTFTWQGRDFGAWLVTIARNLVADHFKSSRFRLEVTTGEMLDANEVERSPEDSVLESLSNAALLQAVRRLNPQQQECVTLRFLQGLSVAETARVMGKNEGAIKTLQYRAVRTLARLLPDDAR, from the coding sequence GTGTACCCACACGTCGGGGTTGACGCCTCGGGCCTGGCTACGCTGCGCGCAACGGTCGCCGACCGCTTGCGCGGCTTCGTCCCCACCGCGTACGCCGTACCCGCCTTTGCCACCCCTGCACCTGCCGGCCCTTGCTACGCGCTGGCCGAACGCGGTGCGGCGGTCGGAAGACGCAGCAACCGCGGCGCAACAACCACGTCCACCGTTCGTCGGCCGACGGCCGACAGCGACAGCGCGCGCATGATGGATCTCGTCGAGCGCGCACAGGCCGGTGAGGCTGACGCCTTCGGCCGCCTCTATGACCAGTACAGCGACACCGTGTACCGCTACATCTACTACCGCGTGGGCGGCAAGGCGACGGCGGAGGACCTCACGAGTGAGACCTTCCTGCGCGCCCTGCGGCGCATCTCCACGTTCACCTGGCAGGGCCGCGACTTCGGCGCCTGGCTGGTCACCATCGCTCGCAACCTGGTCGCCGACCACTTCAAGTCCAGTCGTTTCCGACTGGAAGTGACCACCGGCGAAATGCTCGACGCCAACGAGGTCGAGCGCAGCCCCGAGGACTCCGTCCTGGAGTCCCTCTCCAATGCCGCACTGCTGCAAGCCGTGCGCCGACTCAACCCCCAGCAGCAGGAGTGCGTGACCCTGCGCTTCCTGCAGGGCCTCTCGGTCGCCGAGACCGCCCGGGTGATGGGCAAGAACGAGGGCGCGATCAAGACCCTGCAGTACCGCGCCGTCCGCACACTTGCCCGACTCCTTCCGGACGATGCCCGCTGA